One window of the Salvelinus fontinalis isolate EN_2023a chromosome 2, ASM2944872v1, whole genome shotgun sequence genome contains the following:
- the abcc1 gene encoding multidrug resistance-associated protein 1 isoform X4 — MGLDKFCSGDGSDPFWDWNRTWHVGNPDLTQCFQNTVLVWVPCLYLWVCAPIYFLYLKSHDRGYICMTHLNRAKTAVAFLLWIVCWADVFYSFWERSQHDSGASSSTQAPVYLVSPTMLGITMLLATLLTQYERLKGVQSSGVMLNFWLVAVLCATVTFRSKIIQAINEPSTVCVFRYTTFYIYYTLLLISLLLSALSDQPPLFSEASKDANPCPEIGASFLSRISFWWITGLIVTGYKRPLEQKDLWCLNSEDRSQRVVPQLVRRWNNECLKVKRPEEKTLYSPKKAPRGEKKEGVPVEESEILIMKTPQKTREPSLFWALCLTFGPYFLISALYKIIQDILMFVGPNILRLLIQFVNDSSAPSWQGYFYTALLFVCTCFQTLILQKYFHVCFVTGMRLRTAIVGAVYRKALVISNAARRTSTVGEIVNLMSVDAQRFMDLVTYINMVWSAPLQVILALYFLWQNLGPSVLAGVAVMVLMVPINGVIAMKTKTYQVAQMKSKDNRIKLMNEVLNGIKVLKLYAWELAFKDKVSAIRESELRVLKKAAYLGAISTFTWVCAPFLVALSTFTVYVMIDERNVLDAQKAFVSLALFNILRFPLNMLPMVISSMVQASVSMKRLCVFLSHEELQEDSVERRAVAGSSDSISIEDGVFSWSRNDAPTLKRMSVRIPDGSLVAVVGHVGSGKSSLLSALLGEMEKLEGSVSVKGSVAYVPQQAWIQNATLKDNIVFGQERKESWYHRVVEACALLPDLEILPAGDGTEIGEKGVNLSGGQKQRVSLARAVYCDCAVYLLDDPLSAVDAHVGKHIFEKVIGPQGVLKDRTRVLVTHGLSFLPQADLILVMVEGEITERGSYLELMARDGAFAEFLRTYANKEQEDDESDSAPKRGLENGLPAAVIGQNHTSTSAVRTEGEVLGKKAKNAEVGRITEADKANTGRVKLSVFWEYMKAIGVVLSCVSIFLFFSHHFASLFSNYWLSLWTDDPVVNGTQPSREMRLGVYGALGVSQGIAVFCYSISVSMGGILASRYLHQSMLYNVLRSPMSFFERTPSGNLVNRFAKETDTIDSVIPSIIKMFMGSMFNVVGSCVVILMATPLVAIIIPPLGILYFFVQRFYVASSRQLKRLESVSRSPVYTHFNETLLGTSVIRAFGEQERFIRESDGRVDHNQKAYYPSIVANRWLAVRLEFVGNGTVMFLISLCVVGGWRCVWSL; from the exons ATGGGTTTGGACAAGTTCTGCAGTGGGGACGGTTCCGACCCGTTTTGG gaTTGGAACCGTACGTGGCACGTGGGAAACCCAGATCTGACCCAGTGCTTTCAGAACACAGTGCTGGTATGggtcccctgtctctacctctgggTCTGTGCCCCAATCTATTTCCTGTACCTCAAAAGCCATGACCGGGGCTACATATGCATGACCCACCTCAACAGAGCCAAAACC gcaGTAGCTTTTCTCCTGTGGATCGTCTGCTGGGCAGATGTGTTTTACTCTTTCTGGGAAAGAAGCCAACATGACAGCGgtgcctcctcctccacccaggCACCTGTTTATCTGGTTAGCCCCACCATGCTCGGCATCACTATG CTGCTAGCCACCCTCCTGACCCAGTATGAGAGGTTAAAAGGAGTCCAGTCTTCAGGGGTGATGCTCAACTTCTGGCTGGTGGCCGTCCTCTGTGCTACCGTCACATTCAGATCCAAGATCATACAAGCCATCaacgag CCGTCGACGGTGTGTGTGTTCAGATACACAACGTTCTACAtctactacacactgctgctcatCTCTCTGCTCCTGTCGGCCCTCTCAgaccagcctcctctcttctcagAGGCATCCAAAGAcgct AATCCCTGTCCTGAGATCGGAGCTTCCTTTCTGTCCAGAATCAGCTTCTGGTGGATCACTGG tctgataGTAACAGGTTATAAGCGTCCGTTAGAACAGAAGGATCTGTGGTGTCTGAACTCAGAGGACCGCTCTCAGAGGGTCGTCCCTCAGCTCGTACGCCGCTGGAACAACGAGTGCCTGAAGGTCAAAAG ACCGGAGGAGAAGACTCTGTACTCCCCTAAGAAGGCTCCTCGGGGAGAGAAGAAGGAGGGTGTCCCCGTAGAGGAGTCAGAGATCCTGATTATGAAGACACCCCAGAAGACTAGAGAACCCTCTCTGTTCTGGGCCCTCTGTCTCACCTTCGGACCCTACTTCCTCATCTCTGCACTCTACAAGATCATCCAGGACATTCTCATGTTCGTGGGGCCGAATATACTCAG GTTGCTGATCCAGTTTGTGAATGACTCTAGCGCCCCCTCGTGGCAGGGCTACTTCTACACCGCTCTGCTGttcgtttgtacctgtttccagaCCCTCATCCTGCAGAAGTACTTCCATGTGTGCTTCGTCACGGGAATGAGGCTACGCACTGCTATAGTAGGAGCTGTCTACAGGAAG GCTCTGGTGATCAGTAACGCGGCGCGGCGTACGTCTACAGTGGGAGAGATCGTCAACCTGATGTCGGTCGACGCCCAGCGCTTCATGGACCTTGTCACATACATCAACATGGTCTGGTCTGCTCCTCTACAGGTCATACTGGCCCTGTACTTCCTGTGGCAG AACTTGGGTCCGTCGGTGCTGGCTGGCGTGGCTGTAATGGTTCTGATGGTGCCAATCAACGGTGTGATCGCCATGAAGACCAAAACATACCAG GTAGCTCAGATGAAGAGTAAAGACAACCGCATCAAGCTGATGAACGAAGTTCTCAACGGCATCAAG GTGTTGAAGCTGTATGCGTGGGAGCTGGCCTTCAAAGACAAGGTGTCAGCCATCAGAGAGAGCGAGCTCCGTGTCCTCAAGAAGGCTGCTTACCTGGGGGCAATATCCaccttcacctgggtctgtgctCCCTTCCTG GTGGCGCTGTCTACGTTCACAGTGTATGTGATGATAGATGAGAGGAACGTGCTGGATGCTCAGAAGGCGTTTGTGTCTCTGGCTCTGTTCAACATCCTGCGTTTCCCCCTCAACATGCTGCCCATGGTCATCAGCAGCATGGTCCAG GCCAGTGTTTCTATGAaacgtctgtgtgtgtttctgtctcatGAGGAGCTGCAGGAGGACAGTGTGGAGCGCAGGGCTGTAGCAGGCT CCTCAGACAGTATCTCCATTGAGGACGGGGTGTTCAGCTGGTCTAGAAACGACGCCCCCACTCTGAAGAG gATGAGTGTACGTATCCCAGATGGGTCTCTGGTAGCTGTGGTGGGACACGTTGGCTCAGGGAaatcctctctgctctctgctctgctgggGGAGATGGAGAAACTAGAGGGATCTGTCTCTGTCAAG ggctCTGTGGCCTATGTACCTCAGCAGGCGTGGATCCAGAATGCCACCCTGAAAGACAACATAGTGTTTGgtcaggagaggaaggagagctggTACCACAGAGTGGTGGAGGCCTGCGCCCTGCTGCCAGACCTGGAGATCCTGCCTGCTGGAGACGGCACTGAGATCggggagaag ggtGTGAACCTGTCAGGGGGTCAGAAGCAGAGGGTCAGTCTGGCCAGGGCGGTCTACTGCGACTGTGCTGTCTATCTATTGGATGATCCTCTGTCGGCGGTCGACGCCCACGTGGGCAAACACATCTTCGAAAAGGTTATCGGGCCCCAGGGCGTCCTCAAGGACAGG ACTCGTGTCCTGGTGACCCACGGTCTGAGCTTCCTGCCCCAGGCAGATCTGATCCTGGTgatggtggagggagagatcACTGAGAGGGGCTCCTACCTGGAGCTGATGGCACGTGACGGGGCCTTCGCTGAGTTCCTCAGGACTTACGCCAACAAAGAGCAGGAAGATGACGAATCAG ACTCTGCACCAAAGAGAGGACTGGAGAATGGACTTCCTGCTGCTGTGATTGG tcagaacCATACCAGTACGTCAGCAGtgaggacagaaggagaggtccTGGGGAAGAAGGCCAAGAACGCTGAGGTGGGGAGAATCACAGAGGCTGACAAGGCCAACACCGGACGG gtgAAGTTGTCAGTATTCTGGGAGTATATGAAGGCTATAGGGGTGGTGTTGTCCTGCGTCAGTATCTTCCTGTTCTTCAGTCACCACTTCGCCTCTCTCTTCTCTAACTACTGGCTCAGTCTGTGGACTGACGACCCAGTCGTCAACGGAACCCAGCCCAGCAGAGAGATGAGACTGGGGGTGTACGGAGCTCTGGGGGTCTCTCAGG GCATAGCTGTGTTCTGCTACTCCATCTCTGTGTCTATGGGTGGTATATTAGCATCCCGCTACCTCCACCAGTCCATGCTGTACAACGTACTGCGCTCCCCCATGTCCTTCTTCGAGCGCACCCCCAGCGGTAACCTGGTGAACCGCTTCGCTAAGGAGACAGACACCATCGACTCTGTCATCCCAAG tatcaTTAAGATGTTCATGGGCTCCATGTTCAACGTAGTAGGATCCTGTGTGGTTATACTGATGGCTACTCCACTAGTGGCTATTATCATACCTCCTCTGGGGATACTCTACTTCTTTGTCCAG CGTTTCTACGTGGCGTCGTCTCGTCAGTTGAAGCGTCTGGAGTCAGTCAGTCGCTCCCCGGTCTACACGCACTTCAACGAGACGTTGCTAGGCACCAGCGTCATCCGAGCCTTCGGGGAGCAGGAACGCTTCATCAGGGAGAGCGACGGTCGAGTTGACCACAACCAGAAAGCATACTACCCCAGCATCGTAGCCAACCG GTGGCTGGCGGTGCGTCTGGAGTTTGTAGGGAACGGTACCGTAATGTTTCtaatatctctctgtgttgtaggtggCTGGCGGTGCGTCTGGAGTTTGTAG